The following proteins are encoded in a genomic region of Chloracidobacterium sp.:
- a CDS encoding AbrB/MazE/SpoVT family DNA-binding domain-containing protein translates to MKYESTITSKGTITIAAPIREALGLTPGRKVRLSLMKDRRILLEPAISVDEFIKFRDEVLSKLPETPRLSQAEIDAAKLKAKSQEYRRRNKPSDQPRHKRRSTPSVR, encoded by the coding sequence ATGAAATATGAGTCGACGATCACCAGCAAAGGAACGATAACCATTGCGGCTCCTATTAGAGAAGCTCTCGGTCTAACACCGGGTAGGAAGGTTCGGCTGTCGCTTATGAAGGATCGACGGATCTTGCTGGAACCGGCGATCTCGGTGGACGAATTCATCAAGTTTCGCGACGAAGTGTTGAGCAAATTGCCCGAAACACCTCGCCTCTCGCAAGCAGAGATCGACGCAGCCAAATTGAAAGCGAAATCACAAGAATACAGACGGAGGAACAAGCCGAGTGATCAGCCTCGACACAAACGTCGTTCTACACCTTCTGTTAGGTGA
- a CDS encoding HNH endonuclease: MVRNKFRSGYSVKRKKEEVLRKKGKLECEVCGFNFKAEYGEIGEGFCEVHHLLPLAQSNKGRRTLLSDLAIICSNCHRMIHKTKPIKGIKAFRRMLGKG; this comes from the coding sequence ATTGTCAGAAACAAGTTCAGATCAGGATATTCGGTCAAGAGGAAGAAGGAAGAGGTTCTTCGAAAGAAGGGGAAGCTGGAATGCGAAGTATGCGGATTCAATTTCAAAGCCGAGTACGGCGAGATTGGTGAAGGATTTTGCGAAGTTCATCACTTATTGCCACTTGCTCAATCAAACAAGGGTCGTCGCACATTGCTATCTGACCTTGCGATAATTTGCTCGAACTGTCATCGAATGATCCACAAGACAAAGCCTATTAAGGGCATAAAGGCGTTCCGACGAATGCTAGGAAAAGGATAG
- a CDS encoding DUF445 family protein, producing MEILADIHDLVAPFLKNIWLQMGLLIAFATIHGYGGAWLAVRMLFRPRHPVKFFGITIFPQGMIPRHRERLANAIGKAVGNELITSDTIHEHLIAKDLLRTKLRAVVDSYLNGLLSEDQPSLIEMLPASLRTPLLEMVAALQYKLADHIRTVISSEGSTAAIGRFVTHRVDEFLGKRIAEVVDDGSFADLIRFIDGRLRSGVNSKIFEDSVRDLISRRLDGLLTSDTPIGTMFTPDAVALLKEKAGEQIEPAIRQITDLAAAERTRSQISALIKHEVHDYYENLSFFKKIFVSRENLLDEVDELVNESFPKRIEETLRTASFAEEARAFIDTTIDNALEKPLPVIIGTLDPQQLSRLKEQITMAVLSLLRNEETVTGVSRYINGVIEKLRPHSIDAVLQIAHPDAEAKLKQMLARGLIDVLNRDDTLNAINELIGLQIERMLAAPLGKLGELMPEEKLRALSESLTDAMIAVTAARLPDAIRDFDVGGMVREKIRGYPPEKLESLVMSVAREHLRTIEAFGALFGFLIGLVQAVQFYFYAH from the coding sequence ATGGAAATTCTCGCTGACATCCACGATCTCGTCGCACCGTTCCTGAAAAATATCTGGCTCCAAATGGGCCTCCTCATCGCGTTTGCGACGATTCACGGCTACGGCGGCGCATGGCTTGCGGTAAGAATGCTGTTTCGGCCCCGTCATCCCGTGAAGTTCTTCGGCATCACGATATTTCCGCAGGGAATGATCCCGCGGCACCGCGAACGCCTCGCAAATGCTATCGGCAAGGCCGTCGGCAACGAACTCATCACGTCAGATACGATACACGAACACCTTATCGCAAAGGATCTCCTACGGACGAAACTGCGCGCGGTCGTCGATTCGTATCTGAACGGTCTTTTGTCCGAGGATCAACCGTCGCTTATCGAGATGCTGCCGGCAAGCCTTCGCACGCCGCTGCTGGAGATGGTCGCTGCCCTGCAATACAAACTCGCCGATCATATACGCACGGTCATTTCAAGCGAGGGGTCAACGGCTGCGATCGGGCGTTTTGTTACGCACCGAGTTGATGAGTTCCTCGGCAAACGCATAGCCGAAGTGGTAGATGACGGATCGTTTGCCGATCTGATCCGATTCATCGACGGGCGGCTTCGGTCAGGCGTCAATTCCAAGATCTTCGAGGACAGCGTCCGCGATCTGATCAGCCGCCGGCTTGACGGCCTGCTGACTTCAGACACGCCCATAGGCACGATGTTCACTCCGGATGCCGTTGCCTTGCTAAAGGAAAAGGCTGGCGAGCAGATCGAACCGGCGATCCGCCAGATCACCGACCTTGCGGCCGCCGAACGCACACGCTCGCAGATCAGCGCTCTGATCAAGCACGAGGTGCATGATTATTACGAGAACCTTTCGTTCTTCAAGAAAATATTCGTCTCGCGTGAGAACCTGCTGGATGAGGTCGATGAGCTTGTCAACGAGAGCTTTCCGAAGCGGATCGAAGAAACCCTCCGTACGGCGTCATTCGCCGAGGAAGCACGGGCATTCATCGACACGACGATCGACAACGCATTGGAAAAGCCGCTGCCCGTCATCATCGGCACGCTCGACCCGCAGCAACTGTCGCGGCTCAAGGAACAGATCACAATGGCCGTGCTTTCGCTGCTCCGCAACGAAGAGACTGTCACGGGAGTTTCGCGTTATATCAACGGCGTTATTGAAAAACTGCGGCCGCACAGTATCGATGCGGTGCTTCAGATCGCACACCCCGATGCCGAAGCCAAGCTCAAACAAATGCTCGCACGCGGCCTCATCGATGTTCTTAATCGCGATGATACGCTCAATGCCATCAACGAACTCATCGGCCTGCAGATCGAACGTATGCTCGCCGCCCCGCTGGGCAAACTCGGCGAGCTGATGCCGGAAGAAAAGCTGCGGGCACTCTCCGAATCACTGACCGATGCGATGATCGCCGTTACCGCCGCAAGGCTTCCCGACGCGATACGCGACTTTGACGTCGGCGGAATGGTTCGCGAAAAGATCCGCGGCTATCCGCCCGAAAAACTCGAATCGCTCGTTATGTCGGTCGCCCGTGAGCACCTGCGTACTATCGAGGCTTTCGGAGCCTTGTTCGGGTTTTTGATAGGGCTTGTTCAGGCGGTGCAATTCTACTTCTACGCGCACTGA
- a CDS encoding DUF433 domain-containing protein, with product MDYREIITIEPGKRSGKPCIRGMRITVQDVLEYLAGGMTEGEILSDFPELTREDIRACIAFAANRERQLAVAQQYEIVA from the coding sequence ATGGATTACCGAGAGATCATAACGATCGAGCCCGGCAAACGGAGCGGAAAACCGTGCATTCGCGGGATGCGCATTACGGTTCAGGACGTGCTCGAATATCTCGCGGGTGGAATGACGGAGGGAGAAATTCTGTCTGATTTTCCTGAACTCACCCGTGAAGACATCCGTGCCTGCATTGCTTTTGCCGCAAACCGCGAACGTCAATTAGCGGTCGCTCAGCAATATGAAATTGTTGCTTGA
- a CDS encoding PIN domain-containing protein, whose translation MISLDTNVVLHLLLGDVPVQAAKVAELLRKEKCYLTDAVAVEVVYVLEKVYEHPRSYITALLRKLLAIDNLQCSEFVFIEVLDLYLKRPSLSIIDCYAAVEAGTTANHLATFDAKLLKHGGDHVVIV comes from the coding sequence GTGATCAGCCTCGACACAAACGTCGTTCTACACCTTCTGTTAGGTGATGTACCGGTTCAGGCGGCCAAGGTCGCGGAGCTTTTGCGAAAAGAGAAATGCTATCTCACGGACGCCGTAGCGGTCGAGGTCGTGTATGTGCTTGAAAAGGTTTACGAGCATCCGCGGTCATATATCACAGCCTTGCTGAGGAAGCTGCTGGCCATCGACAATCTGCAATGCAGCGAGTTTGTTTTCATCGAGGTGTTAGATCTTTATTTAAAGCGGCCGTCGCTATCGATCATCGATTGCTACGCAGCTGTGGAGGCGGGAACAACCGCCAACCACCTTGCCACGTTCGATGCAAAATTGCTCAAGCATGGCGGTGATCACGTGGTTATAGTTTGA
- a CDS encoding phosphoribosylformylglycinamidine cyclo-ligase: MQPISYADAGVSIDNANQAVAKIREYARSTFNERTLTEIGSFGGMFAGAFPDMAEPILVASADGVGTKLKIAFETGIHNTVGADLVNHCVNDILVQGARPLFFLDYFATGKLEPEVTASVVEGMARACRENGCVLLGGETAEMPSMYADGEYDLAGFIVGVVDKAKVIDGKSIVPGDVVLGLPSTGLQTNGYSLARKLFFEVGGYKVDSYIDELGSTVGEALLATHSSFLPQIGPLLDKKFVADDGTAAPLIKGLAHITGGGFLENIPRILPEGVGVEIDRGSWPEPPIFGLMQRLGNVSDTEMFRTFNMGIGMIVVCSENCGSEIQKAANALVIGKVTTGDKAVVIR, translated from the coding sequence ATGCAACCAATCTCATACGCCGATGCAGGCGTTTCGATAGACAATGCGAACCAGGCGGTCGCGAAGATCCGCGAGTACGCACGTTCAACATTCAACGAGCGTACACTGACCGAGATCGGCAGCTTCGGCGGGATGTTCGCGGGTGCTTTCCCTGATATGGCCGAGCCGATCTTGGTCGCCTCGGCGGACGGTGTTGGGACGAAGCTCAAGATCGCCTTCGAGACGGGCATACACAATACGGTCGGCGCCGACCTCGTGAACCATTGCGTCAACGACATTCTCGTCCAAGGTGCGCGGCCGCTCTTCTTCCTCGATTATTTTGCGACCGGAAAACTCGAACCCGAAGTAACGGCGTCTGTCGTCGAGGGAATGGCTCGTGCCTGCCGCGAGAACGGCTGTGTCCTGCTCGGCGGCGAAACGGCCGAGATGCCGTCAATGTACGCGGACGGTGAATATGACCTCGCGGGGTTTATCGTCGGTGTCGTCGATAAAGCAAAGGTCATCGACGGCAAGTCGATCGTGCCCGGCGATGTCGTGCTTGGCCTGCCATCGACGGGCCTGCAGACGAACGGATATTCACTCGCCCGCAAGCTATTCTTTGAGGTCGGCGGCTACAAGGTTGATTCCTACATTGACGAATTAGGTTCCACGGTCGGCGAGGCACTGCTAGCGACGCACTCATCGTTCCTGCCGCAGATCGGCCCGTTGCTGGATAAGAAATTCGTTGCGGACGACGGTACCGCCGCCCCGCTGATCAAAGGCCTTGCGCACATCACCGGCGGCGGCTTCCTCGAGAACATTCCGCGAATCCTGCCCGAAGGCGTCGGCGTCGAGATCGACCGCGGCTCCTGGCCCGAACCGCCCATCTTCGGCCTAATGCAACGCCTCGGCAACGTCTCAGACACCGAAATGTTCCGCACCTTCAACATGGGCATCGGCATGATCGTCGTTTGCTCGGAAAACTGTGGTTCGGAAATTCAAAAGGCCGCTAACGCATTGGTTATCGGAAAAGTGACGACCGGAGATAAGGCGGTTGTGATAAGATGA
- the dnaN gene encoding DNA polymerase III subunit beta, with protein sequence MEFKIKQSVLKDELGFIQGVVERKTTIPVLANILIESIGDNEIRIVGTDLDVTIRCDVEANIVTKGAMCVQARKLFDIVRALDAGDVHFKKEDNEWVKMTCGRANFRLAGLARSQFPEMPSFKSTPMKLPASVFNYFIQKTAFAITNEVSRFTLSGAKFIVGNGTAKMVTTDGHRLAYIETALDEKSSGDTIETLVPKKALLELAKISRETSSDISFGEDENHLFFEMEGRLLISRKLQGTFPNYEMVMPRDNDKKAVFDLDEMRSAVRRVSLMADDRNRSIKMRVNNGEIELSAQSSEEGEGSEIVQADYTGEEFQLGFNWQYLLEFLNNAGTLDGIVAGEEPEAAAADAGGTAAAPARDSGSSSFKIAFEFKDSNSQTQMSFDGDSPYDYKYIVMPLRI encoded by the coding sequence ATGGAATTCAAGATCAAGCAAAGCGTACTCAAGGACGAACTCGGATTTATCCAAGGAGTTGTCGAACGAAAGACGACGATACCTGTGCTCGCCAACATACTGATCGAATCGATCGGCGATAACGAGATACGGATCGTCGGCACGGACCTTGATGTAACGATCCGCTGTGATGTGGAAGCGAACATCGTTACCAAAGGGGCGATGTGCGTACAGGCACGCAAACTCTTCGACATCGTCCGTGCACTCGATGCCGGCGATGTGCATTTCAAGAAAGAGGATAATGAGTGGGTCAAGATGACCTGCGGCAGGGCGAACTTTCGCCTCGCAGGCCTGGCACGCAGCCAGTTTCCCGAGATGCCTTCGTTCAAGAGTACGCCGATGAAGCTGCCGGCATCGGTTTTCAATTACTTTATCCAGAAGACCGCTTTTGCCATCACGAACGAGGTGTCTCGCTTCACGCTTTCGGGGGCAAAGTTCATCGTAGGCAACGGCACTGCCAAAATGGTAACTACCGACGGCCATCGCCTCGCGTATATCGAGACAGCCCTTGACGAAAAAAGCTCGGGCGACACGATCGAGACGCTTGTGCCAAAAAAGGCTTTGCTCGAACTTGCGAAGATCTCGCGTGAAACATCGAGCGACATCAGCTTTGGTGAGGATGAGAACCACTTGTTCTTTGAAATGGAAGGCCGGCTGCTGATCAGCAGAAAATTGCAAGGCACATTCCCTAATTACGAGATGGTTATGCCTCGTGATAACGATAAAAAGGCTGTCTTTGACCTCGACGAGATGCGTTCGGCCGTTCGCCGCGTAAGCCTTATGGCGGATGACCGCAACCGTTCGATAAAAATGCGTGTGAACAACGGCGAGATCGAACTTTCGGCTCAATCGAGCGAAGAAGGCGAGGGCAGCGAGATCGTTCAGGCGGATTATACGGGCGAGGAGTTCCAACTTGGGTTCAATTGGCAATACCTGCTCGAATTTCTCAATAACGCCGGTACGCTTGACGGTATAGTTGCGGGCGAGGAACCGGAAGCCGCCGCCGCGGATGCGGGCGGTACGGCCGCTGCTCCGGCACGCGACTCCGGCTCATCATCATTCAAGATAGCGTTCGAGTTCAAAGACTCGAACTCTCAGACACAGATGTCATTCGACGGTGATTCACCGTACGATTACAAATATATCGTTATGCCGCTCAGAATATGA
- the dnaA gene encoding chromosomal replication initiator protein DnaA — protein MELSFAQVSVWDDLLGAVSSRLSQQVFDTWFRPITFIESNPKARSISISATENTKDWVCRYYRAIIEEAMEEAGLSGYSLDWFVINDNDHTDEAEIYFETAPRNAPLPGVVNYANFESLEPSLNSKYTFDKFVVGSSNEFAHAAALSVSEAPGTAYNPLFIYGGVGLGKTHLMHAIGHSIQSRNPKARVAYVTSEKFTNDLINAIRYDKTSLFRDKYRSIDILLIDDVQFLAGKERTQEEFFHTFNTLHNDQKQIVVSSDCPPREIPTLQERLHSRFEWGLIADIEPPDLETKVAILKRKAEHDALELTDDVAMYIASKVRSNVRELEGSLVRLVAIASMKKEPLTRQLAREAMKNVLDAVHPAGLTIERIARAVASHFKMTVEEMKSKNNSRSVAVPRQVAMYLCKRLTRNSYPEIGRELGGKHHTTVMHSFEKINSMVASDPVFHNMIEELIDNICN, from the coding sequence TTGGAACTTTCTTTTGCACAAGTATCAGTATGGGACGACCTGCTCGGCGCGGTTTCGAGCAGGTTAAGCCAGCAGGTCTTCGATACGTGGTTCAGGCCGATAACATTTATCGAGTCGAACCCTAAAGCACGTTCCATCTCGATATCGGCTACAGAAAATACAAAGGACTGGGTTTGCCGTTACTATCGCGCCATTATCGAGGAAGCCATGGAGGAGGCCGGCCTTTCAGGCTACTCGCTTGACTGGTTCGTTATCAATGACAACGATCATACCGATGAGGCCGAGATATACTTTGAGACCGCCCCTCGGAACGCACCGCTGCCCGGTGTTGTGAACTACGCTAATTTCGAGTCGCTCGAACCTTCGCTCAATTCAAAGTACACGTTCGATAAATTCGTTGTCGGGTCTAGCAATGAGTTCGCTCATGCCGCGGCTCTCAGCGTCTCGGAAGCACCGGGGACGGCTTACAATCCTCTGTTCATCTACGGCGGCGTCGGGCTCGGCAAGACTCATCTGATGCACGCCATCGGCCACAGCATACAATCACGCAATCCGAAAGCTCGAGTAGCATACGTTACGAGCGAGAAGTTCACTAACGACCTGATCAACGCTATCCGCTATGACAAGACGTCTCTGTTTCGCGATAAATACAGGTCTATCGATATACTGCTGATCGACGACGTACAGTTCCTCGCCGGAAAGGAGCGAACGCAGGAGGAGTTCTTCCACACGTTCAACACGCTTCATAACGATCAAAAGCAGATAGTTGTCTCCAGCGACTGTCCGCCGCGTGAGATACCGACGCTGCAGGAGCGTCTCCACTCGCGTTTTGAATGGGGGCTGATCGCCGACATCGAGCCGCCTGATCTCGAAACAAAAGTAGCGATCCTGAAACGTAAGGCAGAACATGATGCGCTCGAACTTACTGACGACGTTGCGATGTATATCGCAAGCAAGGTACGCAGCAACGTACGCGAGCTTGAGGGTTCGCTCGTACGCCTCGTCGCAATCGCATCGATGAAGAAAGAGCCTCTGACGCGGCAACTCGCTCGTGAGGCTATGAAGAACGTTCTCGATGCCGTGCATCCGGCCGGACTAACGATCGAGCGTATTGCCCGTGCCGTCGCGTCGCACTTTAAAATGACCGTCGAAGAGATGAAATCAAAGAACAATTCGCGATCGGTGGCCGTACCTCGCCAAGTCGCAATGTATCTATGCAAACGTCTCACGCGGAATAGTTATCCTGAGATCGGACGCGAGCTTGGCGGCAAGCATCATACTACCGTGATGCACTCTTTTGAGAAGATAAATTCGATGGTGGCGAGCGATCCTGTTTTCCACAACATGATCGAAGAGTTAATTGATAATATTTGCAATTAG